GTCGGCTGCTGCGACGATTCGCCCGCACGCCACGCCCGCGCGCATTTCCACGAGACGGCGCATCCGATCATCGAGGGCTATGATCCGCCAGAGGGGTGGGGCTGGTGCTATGTCGACGACGTCGTCGTCGCGCTTCCCGGCCAGACGCCGCAGATCGGACCGATCCCGCGCTATTTTTAGGCACCCTTCCCTGTTCTGTCGGATTAACTTACAATTTACCATAAGCCCGG
This sequence is a window from Sphingopyxis sp. USTB-05. Protein-coding genes within it:
- a CDS encoding UBP-type zinc finger domain-containing protein, which gives rise to MTGCSHENAIQEVVPSAKGCEECLRTGGIWVHLRLCRTCGHVGCCDDSPARHARAHFHETAHPIIEGYDPPEGWGWCYVDDVVVALPGQTPQIGPIPRYF